Proteins encoded in a region of the Candidatus Moanabacter tarae genome:
- the purA gene encoding Adenylosuccinate synthetase, whose translation MALTKITNRIIADVGISMGDEGKGRLICEVISELKNLSGSSSPVSMVIKVNGGANSGHTAGGLKLNLLPAAVVDESVPKLGIGSGVVADPRKFLWESNPLEVQGYDVLSRLIIDERTLVSDLTHRLLDLACENYRVHMLKQEKRGTTGRGITPAYLDEVGQWPIFYLDFLGSRKNFSKKFYERIDRAERTIKFVYQVSEEHWDGFFDTLSKAEIRANAESIKGSVFPEEEFNFQRFKGPEPFKINRELLLDTYWQAGTQLVKNVGEIREIALKALGEDKYIIGEFGQSYWLDKRLGFTPNLTASHTFTPEFFQSIGIPLQPVHTFGVCKAYDTKVGTHVFLTSMAENHPLGNRLRQLEFGTSTGRGRMVGWFDAVEKGDALRYGGFNDLMINKLDALSYSGDWDGGELLICVAYRDQAGKLLHHVPRNPALQRTLKPVYIEMPGWKENLSGIRSFAHLPQNAQRYVAKLVQSTFRIAYPNNDAPPILPNLRYIGVGPDPNQIIKDAPSTEKLLSLVD comes from the coding sequence ATGGCACTCACGAAAATAACTAATAGGATAATTGCCGATGTAGGCATTAGTATGGGAGACGAGGGGAAGGGTCGTCTCATTTGCGAAGTAATCTCGGAGTTAAAGAATCTCTCCGGAAGCTCATCTCCGGTTTCGATGGTGATAAAAGTAAACGGGGGTGCTAATTCGGGCCACACAGCAGGAGGACTGAAACTGAACCTGCTTCCCGCAGCTGTTGTAGACGAGAGCGTGCCTAAGCTTGGAATAGGAAGCGGGGTGGTGGCTGATCCAAGGAAGTTTCTTTGGGAATCCAATCCTCTCGAAGTTCAAGGATACGACGTCCTTTCGAGGCTTATCATTGATGAACGCACACTAGTCAGTGATCTAACACATCGACTCCTTGATCTAGCCTGCGAAAATTACCGGGTACATATGCTCAAGCAGGAGAAAAGAGGTACGACCGGACGCGGCATCACGCCAGCCTATCTAGATGAAGTCGGGCAATGGCCCATTTTTTATCTCGATTTCTTGGGATCAAGAAAAAACTTTTCGAAGAAATTCTACGAGCGCATTGATCGTGCTGAAAGAACTATCAAGTTCGTCTACCAAGTAAGCGAGGAACACTGGGACGGATTCTTCGATACCCTTTCGAAAGCCGAGATCCGAGCCAATGCCGAATCGATTAAAGGCAGTGTCTTTCCAGAAGAGGAATTCAACTTCCAGCGATTTAAAGGACCCGAGCCCTTTAAGATTAATCGTGAACTTCTTCTAGATACCTACTGGCAGGCAGGGACACAGCTCGTAAAGAATGTTGGTGAGATAAGGGAAATTGCCCTTAAAGCTCTTGGAGAGGACAAGTACATTATTGGAGAATTTGGCCAATCCTATTGGCTGGATAAACGGCTGGGATTCACCCCAAATCTTACCGCCTCTCACACCTTCACTCCAGAATTTTTTCAGTCAATTGGTATTCCCCTCCAACCGGTACACACCTTTGGAGTCTGCAAAGCCTATGATACTAAAGTTGGGACCCACGTTTTCCTCACTTCGATGGCTGAGAACCATCCTCTCGGCAATCGCCTTAGACAACTGGAATTCGGGACCTCCACAGGGCGAGGGCGCATGGTAGGCTGGTTTGATGCTGTAGAAAAGGGTGATGCCCTTCGCTACGGTGGGTTCAATGACCTCATGATAAACAAGTTGGATGCACTGAGTTATTCGGGAGACTGGGACGGGGGCGAGTTACTTATTTGCGTGGCTTATCGAGACCAAGCTGGGAAACTGCTTCACCATGTCCCGCGAAACCCTGCCCTTCAAAGAACTCTTAAGCCAGTGTATATTGAGATGCCGGGTTGGAAAGAGAACCTCAGCGGCATCCGGAGTTTTGCTCATCTCCCACAGAATGCGCAACGCTACGTTGCAAAACTTGTTCAATCAACGTTTAGGATTGCCTATCCCAACAATGATGCTCCGCCAATTTTACCTAATCTACGCTATATTGGCGTCGGTCCCGACCCTAACCAAATAATTAAAGACGCCCCCTCAACCGAAAAGCTGCTGAGTCTGGTTGATTAG
- the algA gene encoding Alginate biosynthesis protein AlgA: MSERFAVIMAGGRGERFWPASRLKQPKHLLPIVGDGPMLTQTVERLDGVVPEENLFVITNQEQRDSMLEIVPGLVPERVIAEPVGRDTAPAVALATLLVKSRNPDATFAMLPADAVIQPKGAFQADLVHAFEAAEREDAIITIGVKPSYPATGYGYIHRGPAVFHVDGAPVYSVKKFVEKPCTQTAEEYVASGNYFWNAGIFLWRVSVIESQFKLHAEELWAKVDEVEQGINRGTKLDFLLDTHYPLMEKVSIDYAVLEKADRVLTVEASFNWDDVGEWAAIARHYLADKNGNVSKGSALFQESSDNIAFSSEDHLIAMYGVEDLIVVRTPNATLVCPKSRSQDIKNLVQKIAGHPEWKHLC, from the coding sequence ATGAGTGAGAGATTTGCTGTAATAATGGCTGGGGGACGGGGAGAAAGATTCTGGCCAGCGAGTAGATTGAAGCAGCCCAAACATCTTCTACCTATTGTTGGGGATGGGCCTATGTTAACTCAGACGGTGGAGAGACTCGATGGGGTTGTTCCTGAAGAAAATCTTTTTGTGATTACAAATCAGGAACAAAGGGATTCGATGCTGGAAATTGTCCCAGGCTTGGTTCCGGAGCGTGTGATCGCCGAGCCGGTCGGCCGTGATACAGCTCCAGCAGTAGCTCTTGCTACTTTATTGGTAAAGTCCAGGAATCCAGACGCTACCTTTGCCATGCTGCCTGCGGATGCAGTTATTCAGCCGAAGGGAGCATTTCAGGCTGACTTGGTACATGCTTTCGAGGCGGCGGAAAGAGAAGACGCGATCATAACGATTGGAGTGAAGCCGTCCTATCCAGCGACTGGATACGGATATATACATAGAGGCCCAGCGGTCTTTCATGTTGACGGAGCCCCAGTCTATTCGGTCAAAAAATTTGTTGAAAAGCCCTGTACGCAGACTGCAGAAGAGTATGTCGCCTCTGGGAATTATTTTTGGAATGCGGGAATCTTTTTGTGGCGGGTCTCGGTCATAGAATCCCAGTTTAAACTTCACGCTGAAGAACTATGGGCAAAAGTTGACGAGGTTGAGCAAGGAATAAACAGAGGGACTAAGCTAGACTTCCTCCTCGATACTCACTACCCTCTGATGGAAAAGGTCTCAATCGATTACGCGGTCCTGGAAAAGGCTGATCGGGTGCTGACGGTTGAAGCGAGTTTCAATTGGGATGACGTGGGCGAATGGGCCGCGATCGCACGACACTACCTGGCAGATAAGAACGGAAATGTTTCGAAAGGTAGCGCTCTTTTCCAGGAGAGTTCGGATAATATCGCCTTCAGTTCTGAAGACCATTTGATAGCCATGTATGGGGTAGAGGACCTCATTGTTGTAAGAACCCCTAACGCCACCTTAGTCTGCCCCAAAAGCCGTTCGCAGGATATCAAAAATCTCGTTCAAAAGATTGCGGGCCATCCGGAATGGAAACATCTTTGTTGA
- the fpgS gene encoding Folylpolyglutamate synthase, whose amino-acid sequence MALRTYEEVRRYLYGLKNKGSKYGIDRMVLLSKLIGHPELNYPIIHVAGTNGKGSTCAMLERIYRRNGYKTGLFTSPHLVYQGERVQVNRRILDRESIVEYTNRLKVHVEMLATNDPEDHPSFFELITAIAFMCFSDEEVDIGIIETGLGGRRDASNIVDPEISVITSISLDHCDILGHTLEMIAAEKGGIIKEGKPVVLGHIPDCAEAVLRKIAQERNAEVRSIHERFGFEPKCCPSTNLEGDYQRWNAATATLVVETLNERVPVRMEEVGPALRDVYWPGRWDAYQVGDHLVYLDASHNPEGVEGLADNLERLIRERRRKPVILAGTLGSYRASVLMPVVAQFAKQIFLLESVQPRAASFQVLRDSIPHDYCGAVVESSVREIFPTPGLCTCAEPHDIIVATGSIYLIGEIMEAINNRLPVGEHILQ is encoded by the coding sequence ATGGCTTTAAGGACTTACGAGGAAGTAAGACGCTATCTTTACGGACTTAAGAATAAAGGTTCGAAGTACGGCATCGATAGGATGGTGCTTCTTTCCAAGTTGATCGGACATCCAGAACTAAACTACCCTATAATACATGTGGCTGGAACTAATGGGAAAGGGTCGACCTGTGCGATGCTCGAGAGAATATACAGACGCAATGGATACAAAACTGGTCTTTTTACTTCACCACACCTTGTCTACCAAGGAGAAAGGGTTCAGGTAAACCGTCGAATTCTTGATCGGGAATCGATTGTAGAGTATACAAACCGCCTCAAGGTCCATGTCGAGATGTTAGCTACGAATGACCCGGAGGACCATCCCTCGTTCTTTGAGTTGATCACGGCGATAGCTTTCATGTGTTTTTCTGATGAGGAGGTAGATATAGGGATCATTGAAACGGGTCTAGGAGGTCGCCGTGATGCCTCCAATATCGTTGATCCAGAGATCTCCGTGATAACTTCCATTAGTTTGGACCATTGCGATATCCTCGGTCACACACTGGAAATGATTGCAGCTGAGAAAGGGGGAATAATAAAGGAAGGTAAGCCAGTTGTTCTGGGACACATACCGGATTGTGCGGAAGCGGTGCTGAGAAAGATAGCTCAGGAGCGGAATGCGGAAGTGCGATCGATTCACGAGCGCTTCGGTTTTGAACCGAAGTGCTGCCCATCAACTAACCTGGAAGGTGACTATCAACGATGGAACGCGGCCACTGCAACTTTGGTTGTCGAGACGCTTAATGAACGAGTCCCCGTTAGAATGGAAGAAGTTGGCCCTGCACTACGGGATGTTTATTGGCCTGGACGCTGGGATGCTTATCAAGTTGGTGATCATCTTGTGTATCTTGATGCTTCCCACAACCCTGAGGGGGTAGAGGGATTAGCTGATAATCTGGAGCGATTAATCAGGGAACGTAGGCGGAAGCCGGTAATCCTAGCAGGCACTCTTGGAAGCTATAGGGCTTCGGTGCTCATGCCTGTGGTTGCTCAATTCGCTAAACAGATATTCCTGTTAGAATCAGTTCAGCCTCGTGCCGCGTCTTTTCAGGTGCTGCGTGATTCGATACCGCATGATTACTGTGGTGCAGTCGTGGAGTCTTCAGTTCGCGAAATTTTTCCGACTCCGGGGTTATGTACTTGTGCCGAACCGCATGATATCATCGTTGCAACAGGCTCGATTTACCTGATTGGCGAGATAATGGAGGCGATCAATAACCGTTTGCCAGTGGGGGAACACATTCTCCAGTGA
- the accD gene encoding Acetyl-coenzyme A carboxylase carboxyl transferase subunit beta: MAFFKKPQYSTVTASVRTKDIPKNLFTKCPVSGEIVFHRELEKNLMVVPGSGYHFPLNSKKRIESLLDEGSFDEQDAELRTIDVLNFKGLSGYKEKLEAEQKKTEMPDALLSGIGVMNKIEVSIAVSDFRFIAGSMGNVVGEKITRAIERAVSRKIPLIIVSGSGGGARMQEGVYSLMQMAKTSAALSRLHEIGIPYISILTNPTLGGASASFATLGDVILAEPGALIGFSGPRVIKETIQAELPEGFQTSEFLLERGLIDQIVPRMVLRERVITLLNVLHRGRRPSNIRKKL, translated from the coding sequence ATGGCATTTTTTAAGAAACCTCAGTATTCCACTGTAACTGCATCAGTCCGGACCAAAGATATACCCAAGAATCTTTTCACGAAGTGTCCAGTTTCTGGGGAGATCGTCTTTCATCGGGAGTTAGAGAAGAATCTCATGGTGGTTCCAGGAAGTGGATACCATTTCCCATTGAATTCAAAGAAGCGTATTGAGTCTCTCCTCGATGAAGGTTCGTTCGATGAACAGGATGCTGAGTTGAGGACAATCGATGTCCTTAACTTCAAAGGCCTCTCCGGTTACAAAGAGAAATTAGAGGCCGAGCAAAAGAAAACCGAGATGCCTGATGCGCTTCTTTCAGGAATCGGAGTCATGAATAAAATCGAGGTCTCAATTGCAGTATCAGATTTCCGATTTATAGCCGGAAGTATGGGAAATGTGGTAGGTGAGAAAATTACCCGTGCGATTGAAAGGGCTGTAAGCCGGAAGATTCCGCTTATCATTGTATCTGGTTCTGGTGGAGGGGCTCGGATGCAGGAGGGGGTGTACAGCCTTATGCAAATGGCGAAAACGAGTGCAGCGCTCTCGCGTCTTCACGAGATTGGGATTCCCTATATTTCCATTCTTACTAATCCTACACTGGGTGGAGCTTCAGCTAGTTTCGCAACATTGGGCGACGTAATCTTGGCTGAGCCAGGCGCTTTGATTGGGTTTTCTGGTCCACGTGTGATTAAAGAGACTATTCAGGCGGAATTGCCTGAAGGATTTCAGACTTCCGAATTTCTTCTCGAACGGGGGCTTATTGATCAAATTGTTCCTCGCATGGTACTTCGTGAACGGGTTATTACACTCCTGAATGTACTTCATAGAGGGCGCCGCCCCTCCAACATCCGAAAAAAACTCTAG
- the yrrK gene encoding Putative pre-16S rRNA nuclease, translated as METSLLMNFLGIDYGERRIGLSIGDELGIAVPLPAAVEKHEVGRLDHISHLVEDRGITDIIVGYPINMDESAGYKAREVDQFIDKLRERFRIPIHRVDERLTTYQAEKDFSESGKRPTRRSGKVDSRAATIILQDHLDSIFGPKLEADDSMIS; from the coding sequence ATGGAAACATCTTTGTTGATGAATTTTCTTGGAATCGACTATGGGGAAAGGCGGATTGGATTGAGTATCGGGGATGAGCTTGGCATTGCCGTGCCTCTACCAGCAGCAGTGGAAAAACACGAAGTGGGCAGGCTGGACCATATTTCACATCTGGTCGAGGATCGAGGAATCACGGATATAATTGTCGGGTATCCAATTAACATGGACGAGAGTGCAGGTTATAAAGCCAGGGAAGTTGATCAATTTATCGATAAATTGCGGGAACGCTTTCGTATCCCAATCCATCGAGTTGATGAACGCCTGACTACCTATCAGGCAGAGAAGGATTTTTCGGAATCGGGGAAGAGGCCAACTCGTCGCAGTGGCAAAGTCGATTCTCGAGCTGCCACAATAATCTTGCAGGATCACTTAGATTCGATTTTTGGCCCAAAATTAGAGGCCGATGATAGCATGATCTCTTGA
- the truA gene encoding tRNA pseudouridine synthase A: MPIRWKSIVAYDGTGFNGWQSQVGGNTIQDIIEQRFEVILGCPVRVHGSGRTDSGVHAKGQVFHFDAEWNHPTEHLLRALQSGIPSSIRVKSVSRAVRDFHARYSAKGKRYSYRFYEGLASPFETRYCWSLGNMRLDVALMNEAASTLLGEHDFSSFTANRSDGSNENPVKNLKRLEVKREGRRMRMTTEAGGYLYKMVRTLAGALVDVGIGKLKPVDLCVVLEARKRTALIPTAPAHGLCLERVFY; the protein is encoded by the coding sequence ATGCCCATCCGTTGGAAATCAATCGTAGCATATGACGGTACTGGCTTTAATGGCTGGCAGAGTCAAGTAGGCGGGAATACAATACAGGATATAATCGAGCAAAGATTTGAGGTCATATTGGGATGTCCAGTGCGTGTACACGGGAGCGGGCGTACGGACAGCGGAGTTCATGCCAAAGGTCAGGTTTTTCACTTCGACGCAGAGTGGAACCACCCGACCGAACACCTTCTTCGTGCTCTGCAGAGCGGAATACCATCAAGTATTAGGGTCAAAAGCGTCAGTCGGGCTGTCCGGGATTTTCACGCCCGCTATTCTGCAAAAGGAAAGAGGTACAGCTACCGATTTTATGAAGGACTAGCATCTCCGTTTGAGACTCGTTACTGCTGGTCTCTCGGAAACATGAGACTTGATGTGGCACTCATGAATGAAGCTGCCTCAACCCTTCTTGGCGAGCACGATTTCTCTTCGTTTACTGCGAATCGAAGTGATGGATCTAATGAGAATCCAGTGAAGAACCTTAAGCGACTTGAAGTTAAAAGAGAAGGGAGGCGGATGCGAATGACAACTGAAGCAGGTGGCTATCTTTACAAAATGGTCCGGACTCTTGCTGGCGCCTTAGTAGATGTCGGGATAGGCAAGCTTAAGCCTGTAGATCTCTGCGTCGTACTTGAAGCTAGGAAAAGGACAGCTCTCATACCAACTGCACCGGCCCATGGACTTTGTTTGGAAAGAGTTTTTTACTAG
- a CDS encoding putative ABC transporter ATP-binding protein, protein MRTIWRVSHYLFRYRTLFILTLVLAIGSALFTLSAPQVVQWVIDDIIRLKKIDLIWIGVLLVAGCYFFGELLNSLRIRLNNIVEQKVLIDLRHDLHAKLLDLPIAFYDQRKTGEVASRVIEDVQDVERALLDGTEQGSVSLVYVFGISSMLFLKEPLLALFVVAPLPILFFLGWNHAIVTRRSWQLVRESAGALNGLLVEDIQGNRLIHSFALKENERARFRKQAEILKSRTLTAAFRWSVYNPTSNFIASLGTVAVIGMGGYLLIMDPSFTFGKFVAFFYLCSMLYAPLNTLNSLTHMLSTAKASGERVFEILDHPISVKDPTIPVKFPTGSVQAELCGVRFAYPQRDQLIENFDLKFPMGQVTALVGHTGSGKSTVANLLLRYYDVDQGKVLVNGTDVRHFRLAELRENIGFVAQDPFLFDGTIEENLRLARKEATDEELIEALRGAHSLDFVLKLPQGIQTTIGERGIRLSMGEKQRLTIARVLLKNPPFVILDEATSSVDSVTERHIQNALENLMQDRTVLIIAHRLSTVRRADQIVVLEAGRIVEQGGHEELLDNDGNYAHLWHAQHDVISHSLT, encoded by the coding sequence ATGAGAACGATTTGGCGAGTCTCTCATTACCTCTTCCGCTATCGAACGCTTTTCATCCTGACACTCGTATTAGCCATCGGAAGCGCTCTCTTCACGCTGAGCGCACCACAGGTGGTACAATGGGTAATTGATGATATCATACGCCTCAAAAAGATCGACTTGATTTGGATCGGAGTCCTTCTAGTCGCAGGCTGCTACTTCTTCGGCGAGTTGCTTAACTCCCTGCGGATTCGGCTTAATAATATTGTAGAGCAGAAAGTACTCATCGATCTGCGCCATGATCTGCATGCCAAGCTACTTGATCTACCAATTGCCTTTTACGATCAGCGAAAGACCGGAGAAGTTGCCTCTCGTGTCATTGAAGATGTGCAGGATGTAGAGAGGGCCCTGCTTGATGGAACAGAACAAGGCTCTGTTTCCCTCGTCTACGTATTCGGCATTTCATCAATGCTATTTCTGAAGGAACCGCTCCTCGCTCTGTTCGTCGTTGCTCCCCTCCCAATTCTCTTTTTTCTCGGCTGGAACCATGCCATTGTAACACGAAGAAGCTGGCAACTGGTTCGCGAATCAGCCGGCGCTCTGAACGGTCTCCTTGTTGAAGATATTCAAGGCAATCGGCTCATCCATTCTTTTGCTCTCAAAGAAAACGAACGTGCTCGATTCCGGAAGCAAGCAGAGATTCTAAAATCCCGAACGCTGACGGCGGCGTTTCGTTGGTCAGTTTACAACCCTACCTCTAACTTTATCGCCAGTCTTGGAACCGTCGCGGTAATTGGGATGGGCGGCTACCTTCTGATAATGGATCCTTCCTTCACATTTGGCAAATTCGTCGCCTTCTTCTACCTCTGCTCGATGCTCTACGCACCTCTGAATACTCTTAATTCCCTCACTCACATGTTGAGCACAGCCAAAGCATCAGGCGAACGTGTTTTCGAGATTCTTGATCATCCGATCTCAGTCAAGGACCCTACCATTCCCGTTAAATTTCCAACTGGATCTGTACAAGCGGAACTCTGCGGTGTCCGATTTGCCTATCCCCAGAGAGACCAACTCATTGAAAACTTTGACTTGAAATTCCCAATGGGACAGGTAACCGCTCTTGTCGGACATACTGGCTCAGGGAAGTCAACTGTAGCAAATCTCCTTCTCCGCTATTACGATGTCGATCAGGGTAAGGTTCTTGTCAATGGAACTGATGTGAGACACTTTCGACTCGCCGAACTCAGGGAAAATATCGGTTTTGTTGCCCAAGACCCATTTCTTTTCGACGGAACAATTGAGGAAAATCTTCGCCTGGCCCGAAAGGAAGCAACCGATGAAGAATTGATCGAGGCCCTTAGAGGTGCCCATTCTCTGGATTTCGTTTTAAAGCTCCCCCAAGGGATCCAAACCACCATTGGAGAACGGGGCATCAGATTGAGCATGGGTGAGAAACAACGGCTCACTATTGCCCGTGTTCTTCTTAAGAACCCTCCCTTTGTTATCCTGGATGAAGCCACGTCAAGCGTTGATAGCGTCACCGAACGTCACATTCAAAATGCACTTGAAAATCTCATGCAGGACCGAACAGTCCTAATTATCGCCCATCGTCTTTCTACCGTTCGACGAGCCGATCAAATTGTGGTTCTCGAAGCAGGAAGAATTGTCGAGCAGGGAGGTCACGAAGAGCTTTTGGATAACGACGGCAATTATGCCCATCTTTGGCACGCCCAACACGACGTTATCTCACATTCTTTGACCTAG
- the moeZ_1 gene encoding putative adenylyltransferase/sulfurtransferase MoeZ, producing the protein MNQKREKRNPLSPEEIARYSRQIILPNVGLKSQEILSHAKILVIGMGGLGSPVALYLGAAGIGTLGLADFDRIEEHNLQRQILHKTSRVGSSKTESAIAEIKDLNPAVTLQNHSEGVTIDNAHSLFMNYDLVVDGSDNFPTRYLVNDAAFFTKKPLVYGSIFQFEGQVSIFDTSEGGPCYRCLFPKMPAPGVVPNCEESGVFGALCGIVGSIQAMEAIKYLLGLGEAMKGRLLVTEALSMNFRTLNLKRDPNCPLCGDNPTILNLKAQNYEFQCNVPNAEDAAGSNVATHPLEITVEEAHSILNSEVDCLLIDVREPYEVEICSIKGSINIPLGQIPDRYESLPTNHPIFIHCHHGSRSLQATQFLRSKGFKFASNIGGGINAWAHKIDPSIRFY; encoded by the coding sequence ATGAATCAAAAGCGAGAAAAAAGAAACCCACTCAGCCCGGAAGAAATCGCTCGTTATAGCAGACAAATCATTCTTCCTAATGTCGGTCTTAAAAGTCAGGAAATTTTGTCCCACGCTAAGATTTTAGTGATTGGAATGGGAGGCCTGGGCAGTCCCGTTGCCCTATATCTTGGAGCCGCTGGGATTGGCACCTTGGGCCTGGCAGACTTCGACAGAATCGAAGAACACAACCTCCAGAGACAAATCCTACACAAAACATCTCGAGTTGGAAGCTCAAAAACCGAATCTGCAATAGCTGAAATCAAAGATCTGAATCCGGCTGTCACGCTTCAAAATCACTCTGAAGGTGTAACTATTGATAATGCTCATTCTCTCTTTATGAACTACGACCTCGTGGTTGATGGGAGTGATAATTTCCCTACACGATACCTCGTCAATGATGCAGCGTTCTTCACTAAGAAACCGTTAGTCTATGGCAGTATTTTCCAATTCGAGGGACAAGTTTCAATCTTCGACACTTCAGAAGGAGGACCCTGTTACCGGTGTCTATTCCCCAAAATGCCGGCCCCAGGAGTCGTTCCTAACTGCGAAGAATCTGGAGTATTCGGCGCCCTCTGTGGGATAGTAGGAAGCATTCAGGCCATGGAAGCCATCAAGTACCTACTGGGTCTCGGAGAAGCTATGAAAGGCCGGCTTCTTGTAACCGAAGCCCTTTCGATGAATTTTCGAACCTTAAATCTTAAAAGAGATCCAAATTGCCCCCTATGCGGGGACAATCCAACAATTCTTAACTTGAAAGCCCAAAACTATGAGTTCCAATGCAACGTTCCAAACGCCGAGGACGCTGCTGGAAGCAATGTTGCCACACACCCTCTAGAAATCACTGTGGAAGAAGCACATTCCATTCTCAATTCTGAAGTCGACTGTCTCCTCATCGACGTCAGGGAACCCTACGAAGTAGAGATTTGCTCCATTAAAGGAAGTATTAACATTCCCTTGGGCCAAATTCCTGATAGATATGAATCACTTCCAACAAATCACCCTATTTTTATCCACTGCCATCATGGATCACGCAGCCTTCAAGCCACCCAATTCCTACGCTCCAAAGGATTCAAATTCGCCTCAAATATCGGGGGCGGAATTAACGCCTGGGCACATAAAATCGATCCCTCGATCAGATTTTACTAG
- the rhlE gene encoding ATP-dependent RNA helicase RhlE, producing MDGLDLNAMSEISIEELSDTSGFGELGLSDAIVRGVSLCGYKEPTQIQKQAIPIIMKGRDLLGASHTGSGKTAAFALPILSLLHRSGPLRCLVLEPTRELAQQVEKAFLKYGRTLQLKVTLLHGGVGYGKQTQDLQRGVDIVVATPGRLLDHLSQKALTLQDIRFLVLDEGDRMMDMGFIPDLRRIIGHCPQNRQSMLFSATLGPEMEGVANWVVSDPVRISIGGGKALASSVQHSIYPVDDRQKFDLLLALLEQIDYRSVIIFCRTKLGADMIARWLSNTKYRAVILHSDRSQKERDQALEGFKSGAVEILVATDIVARGIDIMDVSHVINYDVPQNPEDYVHRIGRTGRMDREGDAFSLFTASDQDFLKNIERFIGQTIKREKIENFPYNWSPILEERTVQRKRRNRGYDSSPTMNIGRRKRR from the coding sequence ATGGATGGATTGGATTTAAACGCTATGAGCGAGATTTCTATAGAAGAATTATCAGATACAAGTGGATTTGGTGAGCTTGGGTTGAGCGATGCCATCGTTAGAGGTGTATCGCTATGCGGGTATAAAGAACCAACGCAGATACAAAAGCAGGCAATTCCAATTATCATGAAAGGAAGAGATCTTTTGGGTGCATCCCATACCGGATCAGGAAAGACGGCGGCATTCGCACTTCCAATCCTTAGTTTATTGCATAGGTCGGGTCCCCTACGATGTTTGGTTCTAGAGCCGACCCGTGAACTAGCGCAGCAAGTAGAGAAGGCATTTCTTAAGTACGGACGTACACTCCAACTCAAAGTCACCCTTTTACACGGTGGGGTTGGTTATGGTAAACAAACACAGGATTTGCAAAGGGGTGTAGATATCGTGGTTGCGACTCCAGGACGTCTTCTCGACCATCTTTCGCAAAAAGCGCTTACTCTTCAGGATATTAGATTTCTGGTTCTTGATGAAGGTGACCGGATGATGGATATGGGGTTTATCCCTGATCTCAGGCGGATTATTGGGCACTGCCCACAGAATCGCCAAAGTATGTTGTTTTCGGCAACGCTGGGTCCTGAAATGGAAGGGGTGGCAAACTGGGTGGTTAGCGACCCAGTTCGGATCTCGATTGGAGGGGGCAAGGCCCTGGCGAGTTCAGTGCAACATTCCATTTATCCAGTTGATGATCGGCAGAAATTTGATCTACTGCTAGCGCTTTTGGAACAGATCGACTATCGTAGTGTAATCATATTTTGCCGTACCAAATTAGGCGCAGATATGATTGCAAGGTGGCTATCAAACACCAAGTACCGGGCTGTTATCCTTCATTCAGACCGTAGTCAAAAAGAACGTGATCAGGCACTTGAGGGATTCAAGTCGGGAGCGGTGGAGATTCTTGTTGCTACTGATATTGTAGCGCGAGGTATCGATATTATGGATGTGAGCCACGTTATAAACTATGATGTGCCACAAAATCCGGAGGACTACGTGCACCGTATTGGTAGGACTGGGCGGATGGATCGAGAAGGTGATGCTTTTTCTCTTTTTACAGCGAGCGATCAGGATTTCCTGAAGAACATTGAACGCTTTATAGGACAAACTATCAAAAGGGAAAAAATCGAAAACTTTCCCTACAACTGGTCTCCCATTCTGGAAGAAAGAACGGTACAACGAAAAAGACGCAATAGGGGCTATGATTCTTCGCCTACTATGAATATTGGCCGCCGTAAGAGAAGATAA
- the crh gene encoding HPr-like protein Crh: protein MTQLDNKPPDQPKTEKTLVVKNKMGIHARPAAMIVKTTNRYTGEIFVEKDEELVNGKSIMGLMMLAAGQGSELKFTLIGSNPNPILDELSKLFESQFEEV, encoded by the coding sequence ATGACGCAGCTGGATAATAAACCCCCGGACCAGCCGAAAACTGAAAAGACTCTAGTAGTCAAAAACAAGATGGGCATTCACGCTCGCCCTGCCGCCATGATAGTGAAAACGACTAATCGCTACACTGGCGAAATTTTCGTCGAAAAAGACGAAGAGCTAGTCAATGGGAAAAGTATCATGGGCCTAATGATGTTAGCAGCCGGCCAGGGATCGGAACTCAAGTTCACTTTGATCGGCTCCAATCCTAACCCAATCCTTGATGAGCTGAGTAAGCTCTTTGAGAGTCAGTTCGAGGAGGTTTAG